The segment AAGAGCTGGGTGTTAATCGCGGCAATCGCGCTTGACGCGCTGGTGCTCGTTGTCTTCGGCGCCCTAAAGCTGCAATCCGATCCGGGCATCGTGGTTATTGCGGTTGTTGCTATAGCCGCTGTGTTCATCTATGAGCGAACATTTCTGTCGCGTTGGACTGCAAAGGGAGAGCATGGCGGCCACCACTGAAGGCTGGTGTCACAACCAATCATTTTCTGATTGAGGCCCACGCGATCATCCGCCACAGAGAGTCTGCTCTTGCTGTATTTCACGAGCTCGTTGGCACTCTGTTCTTTCTAAATTTTTTACTAATCATGATTCGTGTTTCCACGGGACCGGAATCCGGTGTTTTACTAGGACTAGTACGCTAAATAGTACTATTTCTTCGATGACAAAAGTTACTCCACTAATCGCACCCGATAGCCAAACAACAATCTGTACACAAGTAACCCAAAAAAAATCATATAACTGGTCCCGGCAAATCGTACACAAAGGAATCCGAAGCCATTTGATATTTGTTGTCATACGGCAAAATAAACAAACCATTTCAATCTCTCACTTATTCAATGCGCGATTTTGCGATTAGTAGAACCACTGCAACTCAATAAAGGCCAAATTCTCCAAGGAACCAAATTCCGAATTTCGCTGTCCATTGAAAATCTGAACTCCGGCTCTCAGTTGCAGGTCTTCATATTCCCCGGGGCTATATATGAGGCTTGGGATCAGCGCCAAAGACTCGTCTTCCACGTTGTATAAAATACTGGCATCCAGTCTGGCAATTGGTTCGAATCCACGCCTAACTACTACTCCCAGGTACCGCTTTGCCAGATCGGTCCGGCTTGCTGACAGAAAATCCTGGTAATCGTAGAACTCTGGACTGGACGAACCATCTCCGCGGTAGAGCGCCTCACCAATAATGGTTGTGTTGTTGGCAAATGTATAATCCACGCTGAATACAAGATCCTGGTAGTTGCGAAGACTCGTCCCAAGCTTCAACTTATCAGACCAATTTTGTGTCAGCTCAACGCGAAATCCGGCACTCCCCAATTGACCGGCGGCGGCTACACCAACTGACCGAGTGCTCCCGAAATCAGCCAGCATCACGTCAAGATCTGTAGACATGAAATTACCGCGGTAACGTAATCCCCAGGGGTTTTTGTTGCCGTTCACGTCATCATCCTTGCCTACGCCAACGACTTCAGCGCTGTGCCCGTTATCAAAGTTCCAGACAAACTGCACTGCATCCACTCCCTGGCGTTCTTCGGGCTCCAGTTGCAAGGGATTGTAGGGGTTAAATCTGTCGAAGCTGCTCCATAAAAAGGTTCGGGACCAGTTGAGCTGCTGACGACCCATACGCATGTCTACAGGTCCAACCGGTATTGTTAAGTAGGCACGATATACGCCATTTTTGACGAGTTGATGGCGCGATTTTTGCCATTGGCCCTGTATGTCCCAATAGGGATCGGATTGTAACAACCTTTGTAAATCATATTGTGATGAAGCAAGGTAGCTCCCAAACTGCCATTCGAGATCGTAGCTAACCAACAGCGATGCTTCTCTGATAGATTCCCGCCAGGTTAGGCGCGCACGGTTAATGCCAAGAGACACATCTTCTTCGGGCTCGACAAGCGTCTTCGTGTCGAACCAGAGCGTTTTTAGATACCCGGTTACCTCAGCGGTCGCCGGTTGCATAACTACCATTGGCGGGATTAAGAATAGGCCAAACAATACTTGCCTAGCCACGAATGGCCTCCACAGGTTGTAGCCGTGCAGCCTTGATTGCCGGATAGAGGGAAACAAATACCCCGGCGGCATAGAGCATCACCATAGGGACAATAAGATGACTGGCGATAAGATGCGGGTAAACTCTATCTGTCATACCCGGTATAGCGGCCATACTGTCGATGAAAGCGGAAAGGTTGATGCCTTGTAGACCATAGTACTTGGCCACTAGTACACCCAGGCACAGCCCAATAAATATACCGACTGCTCCAATAAAGGATGCCTCAATTATCAGCGTCTTAGTCACTTGTGCAGGCCTAGTACCTAACGCAAGTAACACGCCAACTTCCCTGGTCCTTTCGAGGACCGACATTAGCATCGCATTCATTACCCCTATACACACGATAAGAAAAATGACAGCGAGAATGAGGTAAAAATCAATTCGTGTCATATCCACCATCTGGACTACGACCGGCATGATTGACTCCCACGGGTATGCCTGTAAATTTGAGTCGCGTAATTGCCCATTAATCTCTTCCGCCACACTGGCACTCAAATTGCGATTGTCTAGGCGCAGTGCGACATGACTAATAGACGAACTTGATACTCCCATGAGTTCTTGTACGTGGTTTATAGAACTGAATGCGTAACCATTGTCAAATAGTTCACTACCTGTATTGAGAATTCCGGATACACGAATAGCTGATGAGACAAGTTGATTCTGTTCATCCTGTACAGTAATAACGACACGACGCCCAACATCGACTTCCAAATCTTCAGCCAAAGATTGACCGATAACTATCCCTTCCTGTTCAGCATCCAGGTATACTCCCCTGACAATAAGTTCATGTATCCGGGTTACTTGAGTTTCTTTTGTCGGCACGACTCCTACCCAATCTACCGGCAGGGCTTGCTTTGTGCTGCTCACCATCACAGGCACTGTCAGTCTTTCACTGCTGGCTATGATTTCAGGATATTGTGTCAGGTCTGTCGCTACCGACAAACTATCGAATAGCTCTTCATTCTTGCCAACTTGAGTGATCTTTATCTGAACATGCGAGGTAAGCAACTGAGTCGAATTGTCGATCATTTGTTCGAAGAATCCGTCGGTAAAGGCATAAAGGAAAATAAACGATGCCATGCCAAAGGCGCTTGCTCCCCCAGTAATAGCTGACCTCTTTGGATTGCGAAACATATTTCGCCATGCGAGTTGCCCCCACAGCCAATGGGAAGGGAATCTCACTGATTGTTCTAACTTGCTCGCTATGTGGGAATGCTCACGTACACCTCGAATGGCTTCCACTGGTTTTAAACGAGAGGCTTTCCACGCGGGTGCTATTGCTGGTAACAGGCAAATCAAGAAGACAGCACCCGATATTAGTATCAAGTGATCCAAGCGCAGCAGCGGGTAAACGATTCCAGATAGACTAGGCATGGTTTCCATAGCTTCGGTAAAGTTAGACAGATTCATGCCGTTTTCAGACCAGATACTGGTAAAGGTAATTCCAACAGCGTTACCAAGCACGATGCCAACGAGAGCTATAGCTAGTGATTCCCAGATAACGAGCGATACAATCTGTCGTGGCTGAGTACCCATCGCGCGCATCACACCGAATTCGTGCGTACGCTCCATCACCGACATTAACAAAGTGTTTGCAATGCCTGCAGTCACAACAACAAAGACTATGGTGAGCACCACGTAGGCGATTGCTTCATGAAACTTTACCGACTGAACGACAGATGGGAGCAGCTCATCCCACGCGTACACCTCATAGTCCTGCCCAAGGGAGTCAGTTAGCAACTCACTGGTAGCGGCAACATCTTGACGATCTGCCAGTCTTATACTCCAGGCACTGTATTGACCCCACATCGAGTAAATTTCTTGGGCGTCTTGTATGGGGAGAAAAGCCAATGATTCGTCTAGAGTGTCTATACCTGAATCAAAAATACCGACAAGTCGGAATCTATCGGCGCCAATTGAACCATCGGCGGCTTGTACGATGACATCCACGGCTTCACCTATCGAAACACCAAGCTCTTCAGCAAGCACTTGCCCAATAACGATTTCCAAATCGCCGCCGTCCAAATATCGTCCTTCAACAATTGTCCGATGCAGCGTCGTGACTGACTTTTCCCTATTTGGATCGACACCATAGACCGCGGCCGTAACTGACGCATCACTATTACTTAACAATGCGAAACTTTCTATTCTTGGAGCATATGTTGACCCGCTTGGTAACTGATCGAAGATC is part of the Gammaproteobacteria bacterium genome and harbors:
- a CDS encoding FtsX-like permease family protein, with the translated sequence MLRLALRNFVRNTRRSVVTVSAVVIGVWGLIFIWAFIDGVNEQMITNNIQYLTGHLKTHRQGYHDEKELALSLSEEEPEIFDQLPSGSTYAPRIESFALLSNSDASVTAAVYGVDPNREKSVTTLHRTIVEGRYLDGGDLEIVIGQVLAEELGVSIGEAVDVIVQAADGSIGADRFRLVGIFDSGIDTLDESLAFLPIQDAQEIYSMWGQYSAWSIRLADRQDVAATSELLTDSLGQDYEVYAWDELLPSVVQSVKFHEAIAYVVLTIVFVVVTAGIANTLLMSVMERTHEFGVMRAMGTQPRQIVSLVIWESLAIALVGIVLGNAVGITFTSIWSENGMNLSNFTEAMETMPSLSGIVYPLLRLDHLILISGAVFLICLLPAIAPAWKASRLKPVEAIRGVREHSHIASKLEQSVRFPSHWLWGQLAWRNMFRNPKRSAITGGASAFGMASFIFLYAFTDGFFEQMIDNSTQLLTSHVQIKITQVGKNEELFDSLSVATDLTQYPEIIASSERLTVPVMVSSTKQALPVDWVGVVPTKETQVTRIHELIVRGVYLDAEQEGIVIGQSLAEDLEVDVGRRVVITVQDEQNQLVSSAIRVSGILNTGSELFDNGYAFSSINHVQELMGVSSSSISHVALRLDNRNLSASVAEEINGQLRDSNLQAYPWESIMPVVVQMVDMTRIDFYLILAVIFLIVCIGVMNAMLMSVLERTREVGVLLALGTRPAQVTKTLIIEASFIGAVGIFIGLCLGVLVAKYYGLQGINLSAFIDSMAAIPGMTDRVYPHLIASHLIVPMVMLYAAGVFVSLYPAIKAARLQPVEAIRG